In Streptomyces qaidamensis, one DNA window encodes the following:
- the tkt gene encoding transketolase: protein MSTKPTTTDLEWTELDQRSVDTARVLAADAVQKVGNGHPGTAMSLAPAAYTLFQKVMRHDPADADWVGRDRFVLSAGHSSLTLYTQLYLAGFGLELDDLKSFRTWGSKTPGHPEYGHTTGVETTTGPLGQGVANAVGMAMAARYERGLFDPEAAEGESPFDHFIYCIAGDGCLQEGISAEASSLAGHQKLGNLILLWDDNHISIEGDTETAVSEDTAKRYEAYGWHVQRVEPKPDGDLDPAAIFEAVQKAKAVTDRPSFIAMRSIIAWPAPNAQNTEAAHGSALGDDEVAATKRVLGFDPEQSFEVAGEVITHTRKALERGQAARAVWEKAYQQWRDNNPERAAEYDRVAKGELPKGWEEKIPVFEVGKGVATRAASGKILQALGAVVPELWGGSADLAGSNNTTIDKTSSFLPADNPLPEADPYGRTIHFGIREHAMAAEMNGIALHGNTRIYGGTFLVFSDYMRNAVRLSALMHLPVTYVWTHDSIGLGEDGPTHQPVEHLASLRAIPGLNVVRPADANETAIAWREILKRWTKEFGKGQPHGLALTRQGVPTYEPNEDAARGGYVLFEADGGEPEVILIATGSEVHVAVEAREQLQGAGVPTRVVSMPSVEWFEQQDQGYRDSVLPPSVRARVAVEAGIGLTWHKYVGDAGRIVSLEHFGASADGKVLFREFGFTPENVAAAARESIAAAQR from the coding sequence GTGAGCACCAAGCCGACCACCACAGACCTCGAGTGGACCGAGTTGGACCAGCGGTCCGTCGACACCGCGCGTGTCCTGGCCGCCGATGCCGTACAGAAGGTCGGTAACGGCCATCCGGGTACGGCGATGAGCCTGGCGCCTGCCGCCTACACCCTCTTCCAGAAGGTGATGCGGCACGACCCGGCGGACGCCGACTGGGTCGGGCGGGACCGCTTCGTGCTGTCCGCCGGCCACTCGTCCCTGACCCTCTACACCCAGCTGTACCTGGCCGGCTTCGGCCTGGAGCTGGACGACCTGAAGTCCTTCCGCACCTGGGGTTCGAAGACCCCCGGCCACCCCGAGTACGGGCACACGACCGGTGTGGAGACGACCACCGGGCCGCTCGGCCAGGGTGTCGCCAACGCGGTGGGCATGGCCATGGCCGCCCGCTACGAGCGCGGCCTGTTCGACCCGGAGGCCGCCGAGGGCGAGTCGCCGTTCGACCACTTCATCTACTGCATCGCCGGTGACGGCTGCCTCCAGGAGGGCATCTCCGCCGAGGCCTCCTCCCTGGCGGGCCACCAGAAGCTCGGCAACCTGATCCTGCTGTGGGACGACAACCACATCTCGATCGAGGGCGACACCGAGACGGCAGTCTCCGAGGACACCGCCAAGCGCTACGAGGCCTACGGCTGGCACGTGCAGCGCGTGGAGCCGAAGCCGGACGGCGACCTCGACCCGGCCGCGATCTTCGAGGCGGTCCAGAAGGCCAAGGCCGTCACCGACCGGCCGTCGTTCATCGCGATGCGCTCGATCATCGCCTGGCCGGCCCCCAATGCGCAGAACACCGAGGCCGCGCACGGCTCGGCGCTCGGCGACGACGAGGTCGCAGCCACCAAGCGGGTTCTGGGCTTCGACCCGGAGCAGTCCTTCGAGGTCGCGGGCGAGGTCATCACGCACACCCGCAAGGCGCTGGAGCGGGGCCAGGCGGCCCGCGCGGTGTGGGAGAAGGCCTACCAGCAGTGGCGGGACAACAACCCCGAGCGCGCGGCCGAGTACGACCGCGTCGCCAAGGGCGAGCTGCCCAAGGGCTGGGAGGAGAAGATCCCGGTCTTCGAGGTCGGCAAGGGCGTGGCCACGCGTGCCGCCTCCGGCAAGATCCTCCAGGCGCTCGGCGCGGTCGTCCCGGAGCTGTGGGGCGGCTCGGCCGACCTGGCCGGTTCCAACAACACCACGATCGACAAGACCAGCTCCTTCCTCCCGGCGGACAACCCGCTGCCGGAGGCGGACCCGTACGGCCGCACGATCCACTTCGGTATCCGCGAGCACGCGATGGCCGCCGAGATGAACGGCATCGCGCTGCACGGCAACACCCGGATCTACGGCGGCACGTTCCTGGTCTTCTCCGACTACATGCGCAACGCGGTACGTCTGTCGGCGCTGATGCACCTGCCGGTGACGTACGTGTGGACGCACGACTCCATCGGCCTGGGCGAGGACGGCCCGACCCACCAGCCCGTCGAGCACCTGGCGTCACTGCGCGCGATCCCGGGCCTGAACGTGGTGCGCCCGGCCGACGCCAACGAGACCGCCATCGCCTGGCGCGAGATCCTCAAGCGCTGGACGAAGGAGTTCGGCAAGGGGCAGCCGCACGGCCTGGCGCTGACGCGTCAGGGTGTGCCGACGTACGAGCCCAACGAGGATGCCGCCAGGGGCGGTTACGTCCTGTTCGAGGCCGACGGCGGCGAGCCCGAGGTGATCCTGATCGCCACCGGCTCGGAGGTGCACGTCGCCGTCGAGGCGCGTGAGCAGCTCCAGGGCGCCGGCGTGCCCACGCGCGTGGTGTCCATGCCGTCGGTGGAGTGGTTCGAGCAGCAGGACCAGGGGTACCGGGACAGCGTCCTGCCGCCGTCCGTCCGGGCCCGTGTCGCGGTGGAGGCCGGTATCGGTCTCACGTGGCACAAGTACGTGGGGGACGCCGGCCGCATCGTTTCCCTGGAGCACTTCGGTGCTTCGGCCGACGGCAAGGTGCTTTTCCGCGAGTTCGGGTTCACTCCCGAGAACGTGGCCGCCGCCGCGCGGGAATCGATCGCCGCAGCCCAGCGCTGA
- the tal gene encoding transaldolase, giving the protein MTDALKRLSEEGVAIWLDDLSRKRITSGNLAELIDQQHVVGVTTNPSIFQKAISQGDGYDTQLTDLAARRVTVEEAIRMITTADVRDAADILRPVFDATGGQDGRVSIEVDPRLAHNTRATVAEAKQLAWLVDRPNTLIKVPATEAGIPAIAETIGLGISVNVTLIFSLERYRLVMDAFLEGLEKAKERGLDLSQIHSVASFFVSRVDTEIDKRIDALGTDEAKAARGKAGVANARLAYQAYEEVFSSDRWSALEKAGANKQRPLWASTGVKDKAYKATLYVDELVAPNTVNTMPEATLFATEEQGEIRGNAVAGTYEQARADLDAVEKLGIKYDDVVRLLEEEGVEKFEASWTDLLKSTEAELKRLAPSEG; this is encoded by the coding sequence ATGACAGACGCACTCAAGCGCCTCTCCGAGGAAGGCGTGGCGATCTGGCTGGACGACCTGTCGCGCAAGCGGATCACGTCCGGCAACCTCGCCGAGCTGATCGACCAGCAGCACGTCGTGGGCGTCACCACCAACCCGTCGATCTTCCAGAAGGCGATCTCGCAGGGCGACGGCTACGACACGCAGCTGACCGACCTCGCCGCCCGCAGGGTCACCGTCGAAGAGGCCATCCGCATGATCACGACGGCGGACGTCCGTGACGCCGCCGACATCCTGCGCCCGGTCTTCGACGCCACCGGTGGCCAGGACGGCCGGGTCTCGATCGAGGTCGACCCGCGCCTGGCGCACAACACGCGGGCGACGGTCGCCGAGGCCAAGCAGCTCGCCTGGCTGGTGGACCGGCCCAACACGCTCATCAAGGTCCCGGCGACCGAGGCGGGCATCCCGGCCATCGCCGAGACCATCGGCCTGGGCATCAGCGTGAACGTCACGCTGATCTTCTCGCTGGAGCGCTACCGCCTGGTCATGGACGCGTTCCTGGAGGGCCTGGAGAAGGCCAAGGAGCGCGGCCTGGACCTGTCGCAGATCCATTCCGTGGCGTCGTTCTTCGTCTCCCGTGTGGACACCGAGATCGACAAGCGGATCGACGCGCTGGGCACCGACGAGGCCAAGGCCGCGCGCGGCAAGGCCGGGGTCGCCAACGCCCGTCTGGCCTACCAGGCCTACGAGGAGGTCTTCTCCTCGGACCGCTGGAGCGCCCTGGAGAAGGCGGGCGCCAACAAGCAGCGTCCGCTGTGGGCGTCCACCGGCGTGAAGGACAAGGCGTACAAGGCCACCCTGTACGTCGACGAGCTGGTCGCTCCCAACACGGTGAACACCATGCCGGAGGCGACCCTGTTCGCCACGGAGGAGCAGGGCGAGATCCGCGGCAACGCCGTCGCCGGCACGTACGAGCAGGCCCGCGCCGACCTCGACGCGGTCGAGAAGCTCGGGATCAAGTACGACGACGTGGTCCGGCTGCTGGAGGAGGAGGGCGTCGAGAAGTTCGAGGCGTCCTGGACCGACCTGCTGAAGTCGACCGAGGCCGAGCTCAAGCGCCTCGCCCCCTCGGAGGGCTGA
- the zwf gene encoding glucose-6-phosphate dehydrogenase, giving the protein MSSSNPLRDPADRRLPRIAGPSGLVIFGVTGDLSRKKLMPAVYDLANRGLLPPGFSLVGFARREWAHEDFAQEVHDAVKEHARTPFREEVWQQLIQGMRFVQGTFDDDDAFERLRSTIDELDKAQGTGGNFAFYLSVPPSAFPVVIQQLKKHQLADQTGGSWRRAVIEKPFGHNLASAEELNKVVHEVFAPDQVFRIDHYLGKETVQNILALRFANTMFEPIWNRSFVDHVQITMAEDIGIGGRAGYYDGIGAARDVIQNHLLQLMALTAMEEPASFDADALAAEKTKVLGAVKLPKDMGRDTVRGQYSAGWQGGAKVIGYLDEDGINASSKTDTYAAIKLEIDNRRWAGVPFYLRTGKRLGRRVTEIAVVFQRAPHSPFDSTATEELGSNAIVIRVQPDEGVTVRFGSKVPGTSMEIRDVSMDFAYGESFTESSPEAYERLILDVLLGDSNLFPRTEEVELSWEILDPIEEYWDTNGKPAQYQAGTWGPVEADEMLERHGRSWRRP; this is encoded by the coding sequence GTGTCGAGCAGCAACCCGCTGCGTGACCCCGCGGACCGACGGCTCCCGCGTATCGCGGGGCCGTCGGGCCTGGTCATCTTCGGCGTCACGGGCGACCTGTCCCGGAAGAAGCTCATGCCCGCCGTGTACGACCTCGCCAACCGGGGGCTGCTGCCGCCGGGCTTCTCGCTGGTGGGCTTCGCCCGCCGCGAGTGGGCGCACGAGGACTTCGCGCAGGAGGTGCACGACGCGGTCAAGGAGCACGCCCGCACGCCCTTCCGCGAGGAGGTCTGGCAGCAGCTCATCCAGGGCATGCGCTTCGTGCAGGGCACGTTCGACGACGACGACGCGTTCGAGCGGCTGCGCTCCACGATCGACGAGCTGGACAAGGCACAGGGCACGGGCGGCAACTTCGCCTTCTACCTGTCCGTGCCGCCGTCGGCCTTCCCGGTGGTCATCCAGCAGCTGAAGAAGCACCAGCTGGCCGACCAGACGGGCGGATCCTGGCGGCGCGCGGTCATCGAGAAGCCGTTCGGCCACAACCTCGCCTCGGCCGAGGAGCTCAACAAGGTCGTCCACGAGGTCTTCGCCCCGGACCAGGTCTTCCGCATCGACCACTACCTGGGCAAGGAGACCGTCCAGAACATCCTGGCGCTGCGCTTCGCCAACACGATGTTCGAGCCGATCTGGAACCGGTCCTTCGTGGACCACGTGCAGATCACCATGGCCGAGGACATCGGCATCGGCGGCCGGGCCGGCTACTACGACGGCATCGGCGCCGCCCGTGACGTCATCCAGAACCACCTGCTCCAGCTCATGGCCCTGACGGCCATGGAGGAGCCGGCCTCCTTCGACGCGGACGCGCTGGCCGCCGAGAAGACCAAGGTCCTCGGCGCCGTGAAGCTGCCCAAGGACATGGGCCGGGACACCGTGCGCGGCCAGTATTCAGCGGGCTGGCAGGGCGGCGCGAAGGTGATCGGCTACCTCGACGAGGACGGCATCAACGCCTCGTCGAAGACCGATACGTACGCCGCGATCAAGCTGGAGATCGACAACCGCCGCTGGGCGGGCGTCCCCTTCTATCTGCGCACCGGCAAGCGTCTGGGCCGCCGGGTGACGGAGATCGCCGTCGTCTTCCAGCGGGCCCCGCACTCCCCCTTCGACTCCACCGCCACCGAGGAGCTCGGCTCCAACGCGATCGTCATCCGCGTCCAGCCGGACGAGGGCGTCACGGTCCGCTTCGGCTCGAAGGTGCCGGGCACGTCGATGGAGATCCGGGACGTGTCGATGGACTTCGCGTACGGCGAGTCCTTCACGGAGTCGAGCCCGGAGGCGTACGAGCGTCTGATCCTGGACGTCCTGCTCGGTGACTCGAACCTCTTCCCGCGTACCGAGGAGGTCGAGCTGTCCTGGGAGATCCTCGACCCGATCGAGGAGTACTGGGACACGAACGGCAAGCCCGCCCAGTACCAGGCCGGTACCTGGGGGCCCGTCGAGGCGGACGAAATGCTCGAGCGACACGGACGGAGCTGGCGCCGGCCATGA
- the opcA gene encoding glucose-6-phosphate dehydrogenase assembly protein OpcA, with translation MKIDLTDTTASKVNKALVQGRRAIGTPAVGMVLTLVIVTDEENAYDALKAASDAAHEHPSRTLVVIRRVSRSPRDRTQSRLDAEVRVGADAGSGETVVLRLYGEVADHAQSVVLPLLLPDAPVVVWWPVNAPLDPAKDPLGALAQRRVTDTYASEQPVRDLATRSGTYTPGDTDLSWTRITPWRSMLAAALDQVTCEVRAVEVEGEEFNPSCELLAMWLADRLDVPVKRSLSAGPGLTAVRMDTSCGPIKLDRADGSLATLSIEGQPDRAVALKRRETAELMAEELRRLDPDDTYASALRYGVDRLKSSSSAQSAHSVQSVPKSEGRAGLALPAPVEAAAKAPAAEATAQAPVRREPPELEPVRKATTK, from the coding sequence ATGAAGATAGACCTCACGGACACCACCGCCAGCAAGGTCAACAAGGCGTTGGTGCAGGGGCGCAGGGCGATCGGCACCCCGGCGGTCGGCATGGTGCTCACGCTGGTCATCGTGACGGACGAGGAGAACGCCTACGACGCGCTGAAGGCCGCGAGCGACGCCGCGCACGAGCATCCCTCGCGCACGCTCGTGGTCATCAGGCGCGTCTCCCGCTCGCCCCGCGACCGTACGCAGTCCCGCCTGGACGCGGAGGTGCGGGTCGGCGCCGACGCCGGCTCCGGTGAGACGGTGGTGCTCCGGCTGTACGGCGAGGTCGCGGACCACGCCCAGTCGGTGGTGCTGCCGCTGCTGCTGCCGGACGCCCCGGTGGTGGTGTGGTGGCCGGTGAACGCGCCGCTCGACCCGGCGAAGGACCCCCTGGGTGCCCTCGCGCAGCGCCGCGTCACCGACACGTACGCCTCCGAGCAGCCGGTACGGGACCTGGCCACCCGGTCCGGGACCTACACCCCCGGCGACACCGACCTCTCCTGGACGCGCATCACGCCCTGGCGTTCCATGCTGGCGGCGGCCCTCGACCAGGTCACCTGCGAGGTCCGGGCCGTCGAGGTGGAGGGCGAGGAGTTCAACCCGAGCTGCGAGCTGCTGGCGATGTGGCTCGCGGACCGACTGGACGTCCCCGTGAAGCGCTCGCTGTCCGCCGGCCCCGGTCTGACGGCGGTCCGGATGGACACCAGCTGCGGCCCGATCAAGCTGGACCGTGCCGACGGCTCCCTGGCGACGCTCTCCATCGAGGGCCAGCCGGACCGGGCCGTGGCGCTCAAGCGCCGGGAGACCGCCGAGCTGATGGCAGAGGAACTGCGGCGCCTGGACCCGGACGACACGTACGCGTCGGCGCTGCGGTACGGGGTGGACCGGCTGAAGTCCTCCTCGTCGGCGCAGTCGGCGCACTCGGTGCAGTCGGTGCCCAAAAGTGAAGGGCGAGCAGGACTCGCCCTCCCCGCTCCCGTTGAAGCGGCTGCGAAAGCACCCGCTGCGGAAGCGACGGCGCAGGCACCGGTGAGGCGGGAACCGCCCGAGCTGGAGCCGGTACGGAAGGCGACGACGAAGTGA